The DNA region GTGATTCAGTACAACCACCTGAACAACGACGTCAACGGCCCGATCTCGAACGTGACGCTCAACGATGGCGACTCGGCCGCCAACATTCCGCTCAAACAGTACGGGATGTATTTCCAGGACGATTGGCGGGTGAGCGATCGCGTCACGCTGAACCTCGGCGTTCGCTATGACTTCGTCAAGGGGCTGCAGTTCGATCAGTCGCAGAACCCGAATTACCTGCTGGCGCAGCAGTCCGGCGCCGCCGGACGATTCGCCAGCGTCATCGGCTACGAGAACTTCGGCAAGAGCGCCAGGGACGACATGGACAACGTACAGCCGCGGGCCGGCGTGGTGTGGGACGTGCGCGGCAACGCCAAGGACATCGTCCGCGCCGGTTGGGGGATCTACACCGACTTCGGCTACACCAACTCCAACGTCCTGTTCGCCGCCGCGGACGCCAGCGGGTCCCGCTTCGGGACGGTGTTCACCGCCAACAACACGGCGGGGCTGCGCAACCCGGACGGCAGCTTCTACCGGGTCGGGCAGCCGCTGTCGAATCTCGCCTCGCAGAACGAAGCGGGCGCGCTGCCGCTGTTCGGGCAGTGGGTCGACCCTCGCCTGGAGCAGCCCGAAACGCGGCAGACGGCGATCGGCTGGACGCACGCGCTGTCCGCGAGCACGGTGGTCAGCGCCGACTACGTCCACATCGACGGCCGGAAGCTCAACGTCCGGCCGCGGCTGAACACCCGCGTCAACGGCGGCGATCGCCGCTTCGCGGACGTCGGCTTCAACCCGAACTCGTCGGCGGCGCGCGCCGCGATCAGCCGCGGCCGGTCGGAATACGACGGGCTGATTCTCGGCCTGCGCCGCCGGCTCTCGCGCGGCGTCGACTTCACCAGCTCCTACACACTCTCGCGCGGCCGCAGCACGATCGGCACCGCCGGGGACGAGCTGGACACGCGCTACCTGCAGGACGCCGCCAACCCGTTCGACGATCCGCGGATGCTGGGGCCGAACCGCCGCACCGACGCCCGCCATCGCCTCACGGCGAGCGCGACGCTGCAGCTGCCGGCCGGCTTCCGGGTCGCGCCGATCTTCATCTTCCGTTCCGCCCTGCCCGTCTACCTCGGCGAGGGCGTGGACCGCAATCTCGACGGCGAGCTGAACGACCTGCCGGAGCGCGCCGTGGCGTTCGACGGCTTCGACGGCAACGGCGTCGTGAAGCTGAAGGACATCGGCGCATGCGAGACCATCAACTGCGGCCGTGGACCGCGCTTCTCGCAGCTGAACCTGCGCGTGTCGCGCACCTTCCGGCTCCCGGGCCGCGCCAACCTGGAAGCGATCGGCGAGGTGTTCAATCTGTTCAACGCGATCAACCCGGCGAACATCGAAGGCGCCATCTCCGGCGTCGTGCAGACGGTGCGTCTGGTCGGCGGGCAGGCGAATCCGACCTATATGCAGCCGACGCGCTTCGCGGGCGACTTCCAGCAGCCCGAGCAGCGGGTCGGACAGATCGGGTTCCGGTTCACGTTCTGAGCGCAGGGGTGAAGCGGCGTTGACTGCGATTCCGGCCGTCACCGAAGCGTGGCGGCCGGATCGTCGCATAGACTCGACCGCGATGCGCTACACCCAGTACCCGCCGTCCCCCGCCCTGGCGCGGATCGCCGACTGCTACTGGATTCTCGAGGATCACGGCACCGGGCGGCCCGAGCCGATCATCCCGGACGGGCGGATGGAGATCGTCCTCCACTATGGCGTCCGCTTCGAGCGGCATCACCCGAACGGCAGCGTCGAGCGGCAGCCCGCGTCGCTGATCGTCGGCCAGATGCTGGCGCCGATGTGTCTCGGATATCGCGGGGCCGCCGGCGTCGCCGCCATCCGGCTGCGTCCCGCCGGGGCAAGGTCGGTGCTGCGCGGCCACGCCGCGGAGATCACCAACCGGGCGGTCGACCTCGAGGCGATCTTCGGATCGACGGCGACGCTGCGCGAACGGCTCGCGCTGGCCGCCGACGACGCCGCGCGGGTGCGCGTGCTGGAGGGGTGGCTCGCGTCGATCGTTCGCGGCGGACCGGCCGCGGAGATCGACGCCGCCGTCGGCGCGATCGCGCTCAGCGGCGGCACGGCCGCGCTGACCGGGGTGGCGGCCGACGCCGGCCTGAGCCTGCGTCAGCTCGAACGGCGGTTCCTCACCGACGTCGGCCTCCCGCCGAAATCGTTCGCGCGGCTGGTGCGCCTGCAGGCGGCACTGCGGCGCATCGGCGAAGGGCGGCCGCTCGCCGAGATCGCGCAGGCGTGCGGCTACTACGACCAGTCGCACATGACACGCGACTTCGGACGGCTCGCGGAAACCTCGCCTGCCGCCTGGCTGCAGGGCGCGGGCGATCTCACCCAGCTGTTCGTCGGCCGCTAGCCTAACTCCCGCCGCACGACGACTTCCGGTAGGGAAAGTCGATGCGCCGGTTCTGTCCGTTCATCGGCCCTTCGATCGACGCCGTCAGCGCATCGCCGTCCCGCTTGTAGATGATGCGTTTGGGAAAGTCGTGCGCCGGGTTCTCGAAGACGACCTCGCTCGCGGTGGCGCGCGCCGCAGTGAAGGTCGCCTCGGGCTGACGCGACGGTTTCGCCACGTACTCGAGCCCCTGCGCACCCTGGCGGATGATCAGGAACTCCCACTCCGTCGTCTTTTC from Vicinamibacterales bacterium includes:
- a CDS encoding helix-turn-helix domain-containing protein, with the protein product MRYTQYPPSPALARIADCYWILEDHGTGRPEPIIPDGRMEIVLHYGVRFERHHPNGSVERQPASLIVGQMLAPMCLGYRGAAGVAAIRLRPAGARSVLRGHAAEITNRAVDLEAIFGSTATLRERLALAADDAARVRVLEGWLASIVRGGPAAEIDAAVGAIALSGGTAALTGVAADAGLSLRQLERRFLTDVGLPPKSFARLVRLQAALRRIGEGRPLAEIAQACGYYDQSHMTRDFGRLAETSPAAWLQGAGDLTQLFVGR
- a CDS encoding DUF6265 family protein, whose translation is MLSLSLFIALAAAAQAAAAPQPTVKDVAWIAGCWDATRNGRHVAEHWMPPESGTMMGVSRTTAGEKTTEWEFLIIRQGAQGLEYVAKPSRQPEATFTAARATASEVVFENPAHDFPKRIIYKRDGDALTASIEGPMNGQNRRIDFPYRKSSCGGS
- a CDS encoding TonB-dependent receptor, encoding MHTRTWRLLIAALCLAGFAASADAQQTTGTITGRVLDEQKAAVPGATVTARNESTGLSRSELSDSEGIYRITGLPVGSYALSIDLSGFQAQSRTVQVSVSETLTADFDLRVARVAETVNVTAESPLVDTTSSAVGGLVDTRRVENLPLNGRQFANLAVTIPGVGLGFHSDPTKSTQFSPQINGGNGRNVNYQIDGGDNNDDTVGGLLQLFPLEAIQEFNFLTSRYKAEYGRSNGGVMNIVTKSGTNDYRGSVFELFRDKAMNAKTETERRGSLAKQDYRRNQFGGSLGGPILRDRAHFFAAVERTNQDTTQAVSSQGLFPDKDGVFATPYRETLFTGKATANLTPTQYLSVRYGRNQNAQPYGATPRATADNWGDSDNRFNSINVNHNASLRGSKLNEFVFQYADFSNHISARSQTPYESFPNGVTTGQNVNSPQSTAQKKYQFRDDFSWHAAGLGGLGHDFKAGVNFVNEPRLFITFNTGKGVIQYNHLNNDVNGPISNVTLNDGDSAANIPLKQYGMYFQDDWRVSDRVTLNLGVRYDFVKGLQFDQSQNPNYLLAQQSGAAGRFASVIGYENFGKSARDDMDNVQPRAGVVWDVRGNAKDIVRAGWGIYTDFGYTNSNVLFAAADASGSRFGTVFTANNTAGLRNPDGSFYRVGQPLSNLASQNEAGALPLFGQWVDPRLEQPETRQTAIGWTHALSASTVVSADYVHIDGRKLNVRPRLNTRVNGGDRRFADVGFNPNSSAARAAISRGRSEYDGLILGLRRRLSRGVDFTSSYTLSRGRSTIGTAGDELDTRYLQDAANPFDDPRMLGPNRRTDARHRLTASATLQLPAGFRVAPIFIFRSALPVYLGEGVDRNLDGELNDLPERAVAFDGFDGNGVVKLKDIGACETINCGRGPRFSQLNLRVSRTFRLPGRANLEAIGEVFNLFNAINPANIEGAISGVVQTVRLVGGQANPTYMQPTRFAGDFQQPEQRVGQIGFRFTF